From a single Pigmentibacter ruber genomic region:
- the tsaD gene encoding tRNA (adenosine(37)-N6)-threonylcarbamoyltransferase complex transferase subunit TsaD: MNEIILAVESSCDETAISIVEVYKDKLKSNFVRILAHEVESQHASHAPFGGVVPEIAARDHLAKIYDIASTALKKAGLKPEQLTKIAVTMGPGLIGALMVGVLFARGLATALNIPLVAVNHVDAHLAPALLLHDFSLKSDLSKSLHLRSPTFPAIALTVSGGHCHLSYLSDINTKKILGTTLDDACGEAFDKVAKLLGLEYPGGPEIEKLAFVAEQNGFQDKYQFPYKLSDKENIYQFSYSGIKTAVMEIIRKETGIKKGKITGKDLPLETKQQIAYSFQIAALKQLHDRVLNAVKNFPEIKSILIAGGVAQNKKFRELFMSFQQEVIFASPALCSDNATMIALQTIIETNLDGFNMQPFPKYIAK, translated from the coding sequence ATGAATGAAATAATCCTTGCTGTTGAAAGTTCATGTGATGAAACAGCTATATCGATAGTAGAAGTTTACAAGGACAAGCTTAAATCAAATTTTGTTCGCATACTCGCCCATGAGGTAGAATCACAACATGCTAGCCATGCTCCTTTTGGTGGAGTAGTTCCAGAAATTGCTGCAAGAGATCATCTTGCTAAAATTTATGACATAGCAAGTACAGCATTGAAAAAAGCTGGGTTAAAACCAGAACAGTTAACAAAAATTGCTGTAACAATGGGTCCAGGTCTCATTGGTGCATTGATGGTTGGTGTCCTATTTGCTAGAGGATTAGCAACAGCTTTAAATATCCCTCTTGTTGCAGTGAATCATGTAGACGCACATTTGGCACCAGCGTTATTACTTCACGATTTTTCTCTCAAGTCAGATTTGTCTAAATCACTTCATCTTCGTAGTCCAACTTTCCCTGCTATAGCGCTTACTGTCAGCGGAGGACACTGTCATTTAAGCTACCTTTCAGATATAAATACAAAAAAAATATTAGGAACAACATTAGATGATGCTTGCGGTGAAGCATTTGATAAAGTCGCAAAACTTTTAGGATTAGAATATCCTGGTGGCCCCGAAATAGAAAAATTAGCTTTCGTTGCCGAACAAAATGGTTTTCAGGACAAATATCAATTTCCATACAAACTTTCTGATAAAGAAAATATTTATCAATTTTCATATAGCGGAATAAAAACTGCTGTTATGGAAATTATAAGAAAAGAAACAGGAATAAAAAAAGGAAAAATAACTGGAAAAGATTTGCCTTTAGAAACTAAACAACAAATTGCTTATTCATTTCAAATAGCAGCTTTGAAACAACTACATGACAGAGTTTTAAATGCTGTTAAAAATTTTCCAGAAATTAAAAGCATATTAATTGCTGGTGGCGTTGCCCAAAATAAAAAATTTCGTGAATTATTTATGAGTTTTCAACAAGAAGTTATTTTTGCTTCTCCTGCTCTTTGTTCTGATAATGCAACAATGATAGCATTACAGACTATCATAGAAACAAACTTAGATGGATTTAATATGCAACCATTTCCAAAATATATAGCAAAATAA
- the exaC gene encoding acetaldehyde dehydrogenase ExaC yields MLNKELAKYDINNPFKSKYDNYIGGRWLAPAKGDYFGNICPIYGEVITEIARSTAEDIELAIDAAHSAKEKWGKTSATERANILLKIADRMEANLNLLATAETLDNGKPIRETKFADIPLAIDHFRYFASCIRSQEGSVGQLDHETFAYHIYEPLGVVGQIIPWNFPLLMATWKVAPALAAGNCIILKPAEQTPASVFVWLELIQDLLPPGVLNVVNGFGLEAGKPLAESPRINKIAFTGETTTGKLILQYAANNLIPATLELGGKSPNIFFADVIEKQDDFLNKAVEGFLMFAFNQGEVCTCPSRAFIQESIYEPFMEKIIERIKKIKQGNPLDPSTMLGAQVSKEQMERILNYIDIGKNEGAKLLFGGQRQRFQNELENGYYVEPTIFKGQNNMRIFQEEIFGPVVSVATFKDIDEALHLANETNYGLGAGVWTRNLNHAFQLGRDIKAGRVWTNCYHLYPAHAAFGGYKQSGIGRENHKMMLEHYQHTKNILVSYNPKPLGFY; encoded by the coding sequence ATGTTAAATAAAGAATTAGCAAAGTATGACATCAACAATCCTTTTAAAAGCAAATATGATAATTATATCGGTGGGAGATGGCTTGCACCTGCCAAAGGTGATTATTTTGGTAATATATGTCCTATATATGGAGAAGTAATAACAGAAATAGCAAGATCTACTGCTGAAGATATTGAATTAGCTATTGATGCTGCACATTCTGCAAAAGAAAAATGGGGAAAGACATCTGCAACTGAAAGAGCAAATATATTACTTAAAATAGCTGACAGAATGGAAGCTAATTTAAATTTATTAGCTACAGCAGAAACATTAGATAATGGAAAGCCTATTAGAGAAACAAAATTTGCTGATATCCCATTAGCAATCGATCATTTCCGTTATTTTGCTAGTTGTATCAGATCACAAGAAGGTAGTGTAGGACAGCTTGATCATGAAACTTTTGCTTACCATATATATGAACCCCTTGGTGTTGTTGGACAAATTATTCCATGGAATTTTCCTTTGTTAATGGCAACATGGAAAGTTGCACCAGCTTTAGCTGCTGGAAATTGTATTATTTTAAAACCTGCAGAACAAACCCCTGCCTCTGTTTTTGTCTGGCTAGAGCTTATTCAGGATTTGCTTCCACCAGGAGTTTTAAATGTTGTGAATGGATTTGGATTAGAAGCAGGAAAGCCTTTAGCTGAAAGTCCGAGGATAAATAAAATAGCATTTACTGGTGAAACAACGACTGGAAAATTAATTCTTCAATATGCTGCAAATAATTTAATTCCTGCAACATTAGAATTAGGTGGAAAATCTCCAAATATTTTCTTTGCAGATGTCATAGAAAAGCAAGACGATTTTTTAAATAAAGCAGTTGAAGGTTTTCTAATGTTTGCTTTTAATCAAGGGGAAGTCTGTACTTGTCCTTCAAGGGCTTTCATTCAAGAGTCAATTTATGAGCCATTCATGGAAAAAATCATAGAGAGAATTAAAAAAATAAAGCAAGGAAATCCATTAGACCCATCTACAATGTTGGGTGCTCAAGTTTCTAAAGAACAAATGGAAAGAATTCTTAATTATATTGATATTGGAAAAAATGAAGGGGCAAAACTACTATTTGGTGGACAACGCCAAAGATTTCAAAATGAATTGGAAAATGGTTATTATGTTGAGCCAACTATCTTTAAAGGACAAAATAACATGAGAATATTTCAGGAAGAAATATTTGGACCTGTTGTTTCAGTAGCAACATTTAAAGATATTGATGAAGCGCTACATTTGGCTAATGAAACAAATTATGGCCTTGGTGCTGGAGTTTGGACACGAAATTTAAATCATGCCTTTCAATTAGGTCGAGATATAAAAGCAGGGAGAGTATGGACAAATTGTTATCATTTATATCCTGCCCATGCAGCATTTGGTGGATATAAGCAATCAGGAATTGGGCGTGAAAATCATAAAATGATGCTAGAGCACTATCAGCATACAAAAAATATTCTTGTGAGTTACAATCCTAAACCACTTGGTTTTTATTAA
- a CDS encoding tetratricopeptide repeat protein, with translation MKEYQSTLSCGIFFNKNKNIQAKTIFTIVSSLFLFQGCMTSSRQDQLQASVTQLQGQVFQLQEQVNKRDQQINNTTQTALSSKSDVESLQTQLQLTQGVVDELKIKIKRIEENAGSLPSESGVVSLNNSPDNLTTIQRQIARLEIAAGSKVAINRKGKLPAKIKSQADLTKSLKTTFEQGNFKQTIETSNSVLTAADANDSMIQVALEYRAEAKFKSQDFKGSAIDFANYVEMFPMSAKYQRALLLAGDSFVYLKNNNIAKSYYQECAKSFSNTPEGKAAAGRLASLPSASTTNNAGQ, from the coding sequence ATGAAAGAATACCAGTCTACTCTGAGCTGTGGAATTTTTTTTAATAAAAACAAAAATATACAAGCAAAAACAATTTTTACTATCGTAAGTTCCTTGTTCCTTTTTCAGGGATGTATGACCTCTTCACGCCAAGATCAATTGCAAGCTTCAGTCACACAATTACAAGGTCAAGTCTTTCAATTGCAAGAACAAGTTAACAAACGTGACCAACAAATCAATAATACAACTCAAACGGCTTTATCCTCAAAAAGCGATGTGGAAAGCCTTCAAACTCAATTACAACTTACTCAAGGGGTAGTTGATGAATTAAAAATTAAAATAAAAAGAATTGAAGAAAATGCTGGTTCTTTACCTTCAGAAAGTGGGGTTGTTTCGTTAAATAACTCTCCTGATAATTTAACAACAATTCAAAGGCAAATTGCGCGTTTAGAAATTGCTGCTGGTTCTAAAGTAGCAATAAATAGAAAAGGAAAACTTCCCGCCAAAATAAAATCTCAAGCAGACTTAACAAAAAGTTTAAAGACCACTTTTGAACAAGGCAATTTCAAGCAGACCATTGAAACCAGTAATTCAGTTTTAACTGCAGCTGATGCAAATGATAGTATGATTCAAGTGGCATTAGAATATAGAGCTGAAGCAAAATTTAAATCGCAAGACTTTAAAGGTTCAGCTATTGATTTTGCTAATTACGTAGAAATGTTTCCTATGTCTGCTAAATATCAAAGAGCTTTGTTACTTGCAGGAGACAGCTTTGTTTATTTAAAAAATAATAATATTGCTAAATCTTACTATCAAGAATGTGCTAAAAGTTTTTCCAATACACCAGAAGGCAAAGCAGCTGCAGGAAGACTTGCCAGTCTCCCATCAGCATCTACAACAAATAATGCGGGCCAATAA
- a CDS encoding OmpA/MotB family protein translates to MPKKKKCPEFENHERWLVAFADMMTLLFALFVVLYAIAVVNTSKVKQVTESMQVAFGIKEEVPKEEGNIPKGPQSVESIFRYIKGNTSREQILQRLLRERAAIIAAQARQVEQKLAERLYGSKQFPDSEKKPQDRVIYVARDPDGIRITLLSRVLFNPGEYILKADTKEMLKGVADILKGLNRLIRVEGHTDNIPFERNGMTNWELSCLRATAVTKFFIDTGYFAKGSVYPAGFGDTRPIAINDTPENRALNRRVDLKILYDKPDDYIPPDEQLGNDEKAEKE, encoded by the coding sequence ATGCCTAAAAAAAAGAAATGCCCCGAATTTGAAAACCATGAACGTTGGCTGGTTGCCTTTGCTGACATGATGACTCTGTTATTTGCTCTATTTGTGGTTTTATATGCAATTGCAGTTGTAAATACTTCAAAAGTAAAACAGGTCACCGAATCAATGCAAGTCGCTTTTGGGATAAAAGAAGAAGTACCAAAAGAAGAAGGCAATATTCCAAAAGGCCCTCAATCTGTTGAAAGTATTTTTCGTTATATTAAAGGTAACACCAGTAGAGAACAAATCTTACAAAGATTACTTAGAGAAAGAGCTGCTATTATCGCAGCTCAAGCAAGGCAAGTTGAACAAAAATTAGCTGAAAGATTGTATGGTTCAAAGCAATTCCCTGATAGTGAAAAAAAACCACAAGATCGAGTAATTTATGTCGCAAGAGATCCTGATGGAATTAGGATTACTTTACTTTCTAGAGTGTTATTTAATCCTGGAGAATACATTTTAAAAGCAGACACAAAAGAAATGTTAAAAGGAGTCGCTGATATCTTAAAAGGATTAAATCGATTAATAAGAGTTGAAGGACACACTGATAACATTCCATTTGAACGAAATGGAATGACAAATTGGGAGCTTAGCTGCTTACGAGCAACGGCTGTAACCAAATTTTTTATTGATACAGGATATTTTGCCAAAGGTAGTGTTTACCCCGCAGGATTTGGAGACACAAGACCTATTGCTATAAATGATACTCCAGAAAACAGAGCTTTAAATAGGCGAGTTGATTTAAAAATTTTATATGACAAACCCGATGACTATATCCCTCCTGATGAGCAGCTTGGTAATGATGAAAAAGCTGAAAAAGAATAA
- a CDS encoding motility protein A: protein MELSSIIGPILGLVAVIGTAIIKGLQVPMLWGGSAAMIVGMGSFAAVMTAYPLKDVIFSFKSLGLFLSGPKMDTEGTISTIERLAQLARKDGVLALEKEIDKLDDHFMKKGIEMVSMNTDAIVIENTLLAEIDMIYEEEEIAAKFWEDMGAFAPTIGIMGAVLGLMVVMLNLDNPPEIGPGIKTAFIATLYGVGLANLFALPAGKKIKRMCHHKKVYREMIAVGIVGIAQGTAPKVLVERLHGMAH from the coding sequence ATGGAATTATCGAGCATTATTGGCCCAATTCTAGGATTAGTCGCTGTAATTGGAACAGCAATTATAAAAGGCTTACAAGTCCCAATGTTATGGGGTGGTTCAGCTGCCATGATTGTGGGTATGGGATCATTTGCAGCTGTAATGACAGCTTATCCTTTGAAAGACGTAATTTTCTCGTTTAAATCCCTTGGTCTATTTTTAAGTGGACCTAAAATGGATACGGAAGGTACCATTTCTACAATAGAAAGACTCGCTCAATTAGCTAGAAAAGATGGTGTATTAGCCTTAGAAAAAGAAATTGATAAGTTAGATGATCATTTCATGAAAAAAGGAATTGAAATGGTTTCTATGAATACAGATGCCATCGTAATTGAAAACACCTTATTAGCCGAAATTGATATGATCTACGAGGAAGAAGAAATAGCTGCAAAATTTTGGGAAGATATGGGTGCTTTTGCCCCAACAATTGGAATTATGGGTGCCGTTTTAGGTTTGATGGTGGTGATGTTAAACCTTGATAACCCTCCTGAGATTGGTCCGGGTATTAAAACTGCATTTATTGCAACATTGTATGGCGTGGGATTAGCTAACCTCTTTGCTTTACCAGCAGGAAAAAAAATAAAAAGAATGTGCCATCATAAGAAGGTTTACCGTGAAATGATAGCTGTTGGTATTGTTGGAATTGCTCAAGGCACAGCTCCAAAAGTTTTAGTTGAACGTCTACATGGGATGGCTCATTAA